A stretch of Caldilineales bacterium DNA encodes these proteins:
- a CDS encoding iron-sulfur cluster assembly accessory protein codes for MALDTLTPPTIDTTTGVILTTSAATKLQEILVQKGVAETHGLRVFVQGGGCGGMKYGMTFDNAPRADDEVYVQHGLKVIVDPVSLFYINGARIDWVDSLMGGGFNIENPNAVSSCGCGSSFRTSHSHTGEAMPESCH; via the coding sequence ACCACCGGCGTCATCCTCACCACTTCGGCTGCCACCAAGCTGCAAGAAATCCTGGTTCAGAAAGGCGTCGCCGAAACGCACGGCCTGCGCGTCTTCGTCCAGGGCGGCGGCTGCGGCGGCATGAAATACGGCATGACCTTCGACAATGCCCCCCGCGCCGACGACGAAGTCTACGTCCAGCACGGCCTCAAGGTCATCGTCGACCCCGTCAGCCTCTTCTACATCAACGGCGCCCGCATCGACTGGGTGGACAGCCTGATGGGCGGCGGTTTCAACATCGAAAACCCCAACGCCGTCAGCTCCTGCGGTTGCGGCAGTTCGTTCCGCACCTCGCACAGCCACACCGGCGAAGCCATGCCGGAATCTTGCCACTAA